In Deinococcus radiophilus, a single genomic region encodes these proteins:
- a CDS encoding arsenate reductase ArsC, whose translation MTRVLILCTHNSARSQMGEGLLRRAAQRLELPLEVHSAGTEATLVKDGAKQVMAELGVDLSRHTSKTLHDLPDPQDFDYVITVCDSANDACPVYPGHTERLHYPFRDPSGGSLELWREVRDQMDRQFTAFAGALAAGQAVPPSSDQTPGTRAD comes from the coding sequence ATGACCCGTGTTCTGATCCTGTGTACCCACAATTCGGCCCGTTCCCAGATGGGTGAAGGCCTCCTGCGCCGCGCAGCGCAGCGGCTGGAGTTGCCGCTGGAGGTTCATTCCGCCGGAACCGAGGCCACCCTTGTCAAGGACGGAGCCAAGCAGGTGATGGCCGAGCTGGGTGTGGACCTGAGCCGCCATACTTCCAAGACCCTGCACGACCTGCCTGACCCGCAGGACTTCGACTATGTGATTACCGTGTGTGACAGCGCGAACGACGCTTGCCCGGTGTATCCGGGGCACACCGAGCGCCTTCACTACCCGTTCCGCGACCCCAGCGGCGGCAGCCTGGAGCTGTGGCGCGAGGTGCGGGATCAGATGGACCGGCAATTCACCGCCTTCGCGGGGGCGCTGGCGGCGGGGCAGGCTGTGCCGCCCTCCTCGGACCAGACACCAGGCACGCGGGCCGACTGA
- a CDS encoding BON domain-containing protein, whose translation MTRYRNDRQFDDRDSRFDREGYGQDRYQSEGRRMDMDRDFMSQDRSDFRSSDDMGRQYRQGGMDQGSYGQGYGQDYGQGRQGMSGSGMDRDYGRSDSFQGSMGMGRQGQSYGSIGQGSYGQGQYGQDYSQGRQGMSSYGMDRDYGRSGSGQGSMGGMGMGGSGQGRQGMSGYGMDRDYGRSDSFQGGMGMGQMGGQSHYGKGPKGHQRSDERIKEEVSDALQDDHSVDASEIEVKVESGEVTLTGTVSDRQQKRAAESCAERVRGVKDVHNQIRMAQSDMSSQGGMSQTSGTATSGMSTSNTKGSTTTSGS comes from the coding sequence ATGACCCGTTACCGCAATGACCGCCAGTTTGATGACCGTGACAGCCGCTTTGACCGTGAAGGCTACGGACAGGACCGTTACCAGAGTGAAGGCCGCCGCATGGATATGGACCGTGATTTCATGTCGCAGGACCGTTCCGATTTCCGTTCCAGTGATGATATGGGCCGTCAGTACCGCCAGGGTGGGATGGATCAGGGCAGTTATGGGCAAGGGTATGGTCAGGATTACGGCCAGGGCCGCCAGGGCATGAGCGGTTCCGGTATGGACCGTGATTATGGCCGCTCCGACTCCTTTCAGGGATCGATGGGCATGGGCCGTCAGGGCCAGTCCTACGGGTCTATAGGCCAGGGTAGCTATGGTCAGGGACAATACGGCCAGGACTACAGCCAGGGCCGTCAAGGGATGAGCAGCTATGGTATGGACCGTGACTATGGCCGTTCCGGCTCCGGTCAGGGCAGCATGGGTGGCATGGGTATGGGCGGCTCCGGCCAGGGCCGTCAAGGGATGAGCGGCTACGGTATGGACCGTGACTATGGCCGCTCCGACTCCTTTCAGGGCGGCATGGGTATGGGTCAGATGGGCGGCCAGAGCCACTACGGCAAAGGCCCCAAGGGGCACCAGCGTAGCGACGAACGCATCAAAGAAGAAGTGAGTGACGCCCTGCAAGATGATCACTCGGTGGATGCCAGCGAGATCGAAGTGAAGGTCGAGAGCGGTGAAGTGACCCTGACCGGCACCGTCAGTGACCGCCAGCAGAAGCGGGCCGCCGAGAGCTGCGCTGAGCGTGTCCGTGGCGTGAAAGACGTTCACAACCAGATCCGCATGGCACAGTCCGACATGAGCAGCCAGGGTGGCATGTCGCAGACCTCGGGAACCGCGACTTCGGGTATGTCCACCTCTAATACCAAAGGCAGCACCACGACCTCTGGTAGCTGA
- a CDS encoding mechanosensitive ion channel family protein, with product MWEELQLQIIKPAAWFKFALGAVVTVALYRMGLLVLSWLRPRMSRGFYPVLHALLAFAALLLLAGLTTQAFYLTSSPLFGLGQDALGALRATAGQLLLILALALVAWSVIGELAGRIVPSDEFNRRSVRVRTLKGVVESTLKAVVIFTALIAVLQSIGVNATSLLASASVLGLAVSFKAQSLIKDIFNGFFILLSDQYGVGDDIDLNLGAVSGTVEDINLRTTSVRDISGTLHIMQNGQITAISVKSKDWARVVATVDVAYEADIDQALLVLERVSREMYTDEKWSMHYLDEPDIQGVTALGPDAVTLRGLFKVRPKSQYAVGREFNRRIKIALDESGINIPYPQRRMSFGEGPLDIRLVREVRPAAPTDQDRQSAPVEPSFSKDPE from the coding sequence ATGTGGGAAGAACTCCAGCTCCAGATCATCAAGCCTGCCGCATGGTTTAAGTTTGCCCTGGGCGCCGTTGTCACGGTGGCCCTCTACCGGATGGGGCTGCTGGTTCTGAGCTGGCTGCGTCCCCGGATGAGCAGGGGATTTTATCCGGTGCTGCACGCGCTGTTGGCTTTTGCGGCGTTGCTGCTGCTGGCCGGACTGACCACCCAGGCGTTTTACCTGACCTCCAGCCCCTTGTTTGGGCTGGGGCAAGATGCCCTGGGCGCACTGCGGGCCACCGCTGGACAGCTGCTGCTGATTCTGGCGCTGGCCCTGGTGGCCTGGTCGGTGATCGGAGAGCTGGCGGGGCGCATCGTGCCCAGCGACGAATTTAATCGCCGCTCGGTCCGGGTCCGTACCCTCAAGGGCGTGGTGGAAAGCACCCTTAAGGCCGTGGTGATTTTTACCGCCTTGATTGCTGTGCTGCAGTCCATCGGGGTCAATGCCACCAGCCTGCTGGCCAGCGCCTCGGTGCTGGGTCTGGCGGTCAGTTTTAAAGCCCAGAGCTTGATCAAGGACATCTTCAACGGGTTTTTTATCCTGCTGTCGGACCAGTACGGTGTGGGCGACGACATTGATCTGAACCTGGGTGCCGTGTCGGGCACGGTGGAGGACATCAATCTGCGGACGACTTCGGTGCGTGACATCAGCGGCACACTGCACATCATGCAAAACGGTCAGATCACCGCGATCAGTGTCAAGAGCAAGGACTGGGCGCGGGTGGTTGCCACCGTGGACGTGGCCTACGAGGCGGACATTGATCAGGCGCTGCTGGTGCTGGAGCGGGTCAGCCGCGAGATGTACACCGATGAGAAGTGGTCCATGCACTATCTGGACGAGCCGGATATTCAGGGCGTGACGGCGCTGGGTCCGGACGCCGTGACCTTGCGCGGGCTGTTTAAGGTGCGCCCCAAGAGTCAGTACGCGGTGGGCCGCGAATTCAACCGACGCATCAAGATCGCGCTGGACGAGTCGGGGATCAATATTCCCTATCCGCAGCGCCGCATGAGCTTTGGCGAAGGCCCGCTGGACATCCGGCTGGTGCGTGAGGTGCGCCCTGCCGCCCCCACCGATCAGGACCGCCAGTCTGCTCCGGTAGAGCCGTCTTTTAGCAAGGACCCAGAGTAA
- a CDS encoding acyl-CoA dehydrogenase family protein, translating to MSQPASPFASFFMGGFECSSHRLPSGRRVDVLDSSGHDRLAAQDYRAVQALGLRTIRDGLRWPLIERRRGEYDFSSVKEQWSAAGETGTQVIWDLMHYGYPDWADPFSDDFAQAFAAYARSAGEFLAQSTASELWVCPVNEISFFAWEGGQVGQMAPFAQGRGHELKRQLARASIAAMRALREAVPGVRFLHAEPLIAVEPDPERPHEAGDAQGFHHSQYEALDMLAGRLYPELGGGEDLLDLVGANYYPVNQWQHHSQHELRQILTPGDDCHRPLSELLRELHERYQRPVVLAETGTEGAARAGWLRHVCAEVLTARAGGVPVLGVCLYPVADHPGWTDDRHCPNGLLGLAGPSGERPVDPDLAAALREVQAWERDSRSGTWTPPELPTLHLGLDLGRALRRLAGAAPVILAEAPLRHADGGFPEASFSALRGAGLLSVTLPEGLGGGLNGLDVLELLRSLGRLSLPVARLLEGHVNALSLIWRYGTPDQLREVAQSGSLLSVWNTEAAPGLQAERTPGGWALSGNKTFASGAEFVRPLLPAEVEGEGRVMLLAPAALPPERFDHAFWQPLGMRASVSARVDLGGLTLPPGSEVGAPGDYYRQPEFGGGALRFLAAQLGGAEAVIGAAREVLSRMGRQEDPVQQLRFAAAAAQVEAAWQTVREGGRRLEAHGEAALDYVALCRVVTEEAALLACEAAERAVGARGLLAPHDPERLIRDLRHYLRQPAPDAARLQVGARTLTGATARWS from the coding sequence ATGAGCCAGCCCGCCAGCCCATTTGCCTCGTTCTTTATGGGAGGCTTCGAGTGCAGCTCCCACCGCCTGCCGTCCGGGCGGCGGGTGGATGTGCTGGATAGCAGCGGCCATGACCGTCTGGCCGCTCAGGATTACCGGGCGGTGCAGGCCCTGGGACTGCGGACCATCCGGGACGGCCTACGCTGGCCGCTGATTGAACGCCGCCGGGGCGAATACGACTTTTCGTCGGTAAAAGAGCAGTGGAGTGCCGCCGGGGAAACCGGCACGCAAGTGATCTGGGACCTGATGCACTACGGGTATCCCGACTGGGCTGACCCTTTCTCAGACGACTTTGCACAGGCGTTTGCCGCCTATGCCCGCTCGGCTGGAGAGTTTTTGGCCCAGTCCACGGCCAGCGAGCTGTGGGTCTGTCCGGTCAATGAAATTTCCTTTTTCGCCTGGGAAGGCGGCCAGGTGGGGCAGATGGCCCCTTTTGCCCAGGGGCGCGGCCACGAACTGAAACGGCAACTGGCCCGGGCTTCTATCGCCGCCATGCGGGCGCTGCGGGAGGCGGTGCCGGGGGTGCGTTTCCTGCATGCCGAGCCACTGATCGCGGTTGAGCCGGACCCTGAGCGCCCCCACGAGGCCGGAGACGCTCAGGGCTTTCACCACTCGCAGTACGAGGCGCTGGATATGCTGGCGGGCCGCCTTTATCCCGAACTGGGTGGCGGTGAAGACCTGCTGGACCTGGTGGGGGCCAACTACTATCCGGTGAACCAGTGGCAGCATCACTCGCAGCATGAGCTGAGACAGATTCTGACGCCGGGCGATGACTGCCACCGTCCGCTCTCGGAACTGCTGCGGGAGTTGCATGAACGCTACCAGCGGCCAGTGGTGCTGGCTGAAACCGGCACCGAGGGCGCGGCGCGGGCCGGCTGGCTGCGTCATGTCTGCGCCGAGGTGCTGACAGCGCGGGCGGGCGGGGTGCCGGTGCTGGGTGTGTGCCTGTATCCGGTGGCCGATCATCCCGGCTGGACGGATGACCGTCACTGTCCCAACGGGCTGCTGGGCCTGGCCGGACCGTCGGGTGAGCGTCCGGTAGATCCGGACCTGGCCGCTGCGCTGCGGGAGGTGCAGGCCTGGGAGCGAGACAGCCGCTCCGGGACCTGGACGCCGCCGGAGCTGCCAACACTACACCTGGGGCTGGACCTCGGTCGCGCCCTGCGCCGCCTGGCCGGGGCCGCGCCGGTCATCCTGGCCGAGGCACCACTGCGTCACGCTGACGGTGGATTCCCGGAAGCGTCGTTTTCAGCGCTGCGCGGAGCCGGGCTGCTGAGTGTGACCTTGCCGGAGGGCCTGGGTGGGGGTCTGAACGGCCTAGACGTACTGGAGCTGCTGCGCAGTCTGGGGCGCCTCAGTTTGCCGGTGGCGCGGCTGTTGGAGGGTCATGTCAACGCCCTGTCCCTGATCTGGCGCTACGGCACCCCCGACCAGCTGCGCGAGGTGGCCCAGAGCGGCAGTCTGCTGAGCGTCTGGAATACCGAAGCGGCTCCTGGCCTGCAGGCCGAGCGGACCCCAGGCGGCTGGGCCCTGAGCGGCAACAAGACCTTCGCGTCGGGCGCCGAGTTTGTCCGACCACTGCTGCCTGCCGAGGTGGAGGGTGAGGGCCGCGTGATGCTGCTCGCCCCCGCTGCTTTGCCGCCGGAACGCTTTGATCACGCTTTCTGGCAGCCGCTGGGCATGCGTGCCAGTGTGAGTGCCCGTGTGGACCTCGGCGGTCTGACCCTGCCGCCCGGCAGCGAGGTGGGCGCACCGGGCGACTATTACCGTCAGCCCGAGTTCGGCGGCGGTGCCCTGCGTTTTCTGGCCGCGCAGCTGGGCGGCGCTGAGGCAGTGATCGGGGCGGCCCGTGAGGTGCTTAGCCGTATGGGGCGGCAGGAGGACCCGGTGCAGCAGCTGCGCTTTGCGGCGGCCGCAGCCCAGGTGGAAGCGGCCTGGCAAACGGTGCGTGAAGGGGGGCGCCGCCTGGAGGCACACGGCGAAGCCGCACTGGATTACGTGGCCCTTTGCCGGGTCGTCACTGAAGAGGCGGCCCTGCTGGCCTGCGAGGCAGCCGAGCGGGCGGTGGGCGCCCGCGGCCTGCTGGCCCCCCACGACCCTGAGCGGCTGATCCGCGACCTGCGCCATTACCTGCGCCAGCCTGCCCCAGACGCGGCCCGCTTGCAGGTGGGGGCCCGGACCCTGACTGGAGCAACGGCCCGGTGGAGTTGA
- a CDS encoding PIG-L deacetylase family protein, whose amino-acid sequence MTDLESVALNPATLSGPVWVVAPHPDDEALGCGALLAALVAQGTEVWALLLTDGGFSHPGSRTYPRVRLAALRLEEWRRGLQVLGISPERSAALGLPDGALAAVPPEQVTAAVRRAFQLAPPALVLLPWQRDPHPDHRAAWEPVRAAWNTPVLGYSVWLTGRGAAADWPVAAEAQVLTFDVTPHRRTKAAAIAAHRSQLGLIQDDPSGFTLSAEMVDRALTGPELYFRPYGQSVD is encoded by the coding sequence TTGACGGATTTGGAAAGCGTGGCGCTCAACCCAGCCACCCTGAGTGGGCCGGTGTGGGTGGTGGCTCCCCATCCTGACGATGAGGCGCTGGGTTGTGGTGCCCTGCTGGCCGCGTTGGTCGCTCAGGGCACCGAAGTCTGGGCTCTGCTGCTGACCGACGGCGGCTTTTCGCATCCAGGGTCGCGGACTTATCCCAGAGTGCGGCTGGCGGCCCTACGCTTGGAGGAGTGGCGGCGCGGCTTGCAGGTCCTTGGAATTTCTCCGGAGCGGAGCGCAGCCCTGGGTCTGCCCGACGGGGCGCTGGCCGCCGTCCCGCCAGAGCAGGTCACGGCGGCGGTACGGAGGGCATTCCAGTTGGCCCCGCCCGCGCTGGTGCTGCTTCCCTGGCAGCGTGACCCTCATCCGGACCACCGCGCCGCCTGGGAGCCGGTGCGGGCCGCCTGGAACACCCCAGTCCTGGGCTACTCGGTCTGGCTGACCGGGCGCGGTGCGGCCGCCGACTGGCCCGTTGCTGCCGAAGCCCAGGTGCTGACCTTTGACGTCACTCCCCACCGCCGCACCAAGGCAGCGGCCATTGCCGCCCACCGCAGCCAGCTGGGGCTGATTCAGGATGACCCGAGCGGTTTTACCCTGAGTGCCGAGATGGTGGACCGCGCCCTGACGGGGCCGGAGCTGTATTTCCGCCCATACGGGCAGAGCGTAGACTGA
- a CDS encoding class I SAM-dependent DNA methyltransferase, which produces MTLPPDYFEDVYAAREDPWDFASSPYEAAKYARTLAALPRTRYRRALEVGCSIGVLTGQLAERTEWMVATDVNRQALKRSRARNAGAANIQFIQGALPDRLPVGPFDLIVLSEVLYYLSVADLDVALDAVLARLEPGGTLLLVHWTPPVHDYPQTGDAVHEAALRRVGSGLRWLHGERQGDAEQGYRLDLLERTA; this is translated from the coding sequence ATGACCCTGCCGCCCGACTATTTCGAGGACGTGTACGCCGCCCGCGAGGACCCCTGGGACTTTGCGAGCAGTCCCTACGAGGCGGCCAAATATGCCCGCACCCTGGCTGCTTTGCCCCGTACACGTTACCGCCGGGCGCTGGAGGTGGGCTGCTCCATCGGGGTGCTGACCGGTCAGCTGGCCGAGCGGACCGAGTGGATGGTTGCCACCGATGTCAATCGGCAGGCGCTGAAGCGGTCGCGGGCGCGGAATGCAGGCGCCGCCAACATCCAGTTCATCCAGGGGGCGTTGCCTGACCGCCTCCCCGTTGGCCCCTTTGACCTGATCGTGTTGAGTGAGGTGCTGTACTACCTTTCGGTGGCGGATCTGGACGTGGCCCTGGACGCGGTGCTGGCGCGGCTGGAACCCGGCGGAACCCTCCTGCTGGTGCACTGGACACCGCCTGTCCACGACTATCCCCAGACCGGAGACGCCGTGCATGAGGCGGCGCTGCGCCGGGTGGGCAGCGGGCTGCGCTGGCTGCACGGCGAGCGGCAGGGGGACGCCGAGCAGGGCTACCGGTTAGATCTACTGGAACGCACCGCCTGA
- a CDS encoding glycosyltransferase has translation MVAALFEPAALTAVPRTIVAIPARDEAAVIAATLRALGRQRTLSGEPQPVELLLLVNNTTDATATLARTEAARLPHLRLAVREKHWSAQRSGVAYARRAVMDWAAEVAGAGGIVVSADADTRPAPDWLHELTAPLRAGIAPASGGRILLEPGELAGLPSAVRRTHLLDSGYRWWSGQLSATLNPQPHDPWPHHWQHFGASLALTVPAYRAVGGVPLVDHLEDVALVQALQQRDLSVRHTVRARSYTSARRSGRVPVGLSTQLEEWSAGPEAWHVPGAAEVMALACAEAALRVAWSGEPYGLTKLAQQWQISPDDLAAALRCPHFGKALEQAHAARLAGGWSQRFRPVPVQQALQQIRLELALLRAGGADRQTRPSAVLPSRSVQAVRSSRSNR, from the coding sequence ATGGTGGCCGCTCTCTTTGAACCCGCTGCCCTGACAGCGGTTCCCCGGACAATCGTGGCCATACCTGCCCGTGATGAAGCCGCGGTGATAGCCGCCACCCTACGGGCTCTGGGCAGGCAACGCACCCTGAGCGGTGAACCACAGCCCGTAGAGCTGCTGCTGCTGGTCAACAACACCACGGACGCGACAGCCACGCTGGCCCGCACGGAGGCCGCCCGGCTCCCCCACCTGCGGCTGGCGGTCCGTGAGAAACACTGGTCAGCGCAGCGCAGTGGCGTGGCTTACGCCCGCCGCGCCGTGATGGACTGGGCGGCCGAAGTGGCCGGAGCGGGTGGCATCGTTGTGAGTGCGGACGCGGATACCCGCCCGGCCCCGGACTGGCTCCACGAATTGACTGCTCCACTGCGGGCGGGCATTGCCCCGGCCAGCGGCGGGCGAATTCTGCTGGAGCCCGGCGAACTGGCTGGGCTACCTAGCGCAGTACGGAGAACTCATCTGCTGGACAGCGGCTACCGCTGGTGGAGCGGACAGCTCAGTGCAACGCTGAACCCGCAGCCGCACGATCCCTGGCCGCACCACTGGCAACATTTCGGGGCCAGCCTGGCCCTGACCGTACCGGCCTACCGGGCGGTGGGTGGCGTGCCGCTGGTCGATCACTTAGAAGACGTGGCGCTGGTTCAGGCCCTCCAGCAGCGGGACCTATCGGTACGCCACACCGTGCGGGCACGGTCCTACACCTCCGCGCGGCGCAGCGGGCGGGTACCGGTGGGCCTGTCCACCCAGCTGGAGGAATGGTCCGCTGGGCCAGAAGCCTGGCATGTCCCAGGCGCTGCTGAAGTCATGGCCCTAGCGTGTGCTGAAGCCGCCCTGCGGGTGGCCTGGAGCGGCGAGCCCTATGGTCTGACAAAACTGGCCCAGCAGTGGCAGATCAGCCCGGACGACCTGGCCGCCGCCCTACGCTGCCCCCACTTCGGTAAAGCACTGGAGCAGGCCCACGCCGCGCGGCTGGCCGGTGGCTGGTCCCAGCGATTTAGGCCAGTCCCAGTCCAGCAAGCACTCCAGCAGATCCGCCTGGAACTGGCCCTATTGAGGGCGGGAGGTGCTGACCGCCAAACCAGACCCTCGGCGGTCCTGCCCTCCCGCTCTGTTCAGGCGGTGCGTTCCAGTAGATCTAACCGGTAG
- a CDS encoding transposase: MAISHQWPSKKPFTLELNFYQTLDSPKTKFSQAEGVSPSALSRFFNVYDWDSDRCWDEMQDFHWRILLEAARHKRRPRLRLSVDLTTVEKVGTQLPYVSVYNGRHGIHLVVLFAEYGELKFPISYRVYQGKHTSTPVTLALDLLEEVPDFIKKRFRVRVLADSGFEAAVFLEGVRHLDFEFVVGVRSNRRTDHPGRVTVADCPHGGYVNLANWSLETLSLGRVDRGDREFFAVSSELLEGDEIVAEGGRRWTLESFFKEGKHQFGLAQFALRTARGLDRWILMVFLAFTLTILHRSEGMTLKEAARLALYTLFPVVRLNHLLSQLQKEREFLLQHGYSLSYARCKL; the protein is encoded by the coding sequence TTGGCTATCAGTCACCAGTGGCCTTCGAAGAAGCCTTTTACGCTCGAACTGAACTTCTATCAAACCCTTGACAGTCCAAAGACCAAATTCAGCCAAGCTGAAGGAGTCAGTCCCAGCGCACTGAGTCGCTTTTTCAATGTCTACGACTGGGATTCAGACCGTTGCTGGGACGAGATGCAGGACTTCCATTGGCGCATCTTGCTGGAGGCGGCTCGCCACAAACGCAGACCTCGTCTGCGTCTCAGTGTGGACCTGACCACGGTGGAAAAGGTGGGGACTCAACTGCCCTACGTCAGCGTCTACAACGGCAGGCACGGCATTCATTTGGTGGTCTTGTTCGCCGAGTATGGGGAACTGAAGTTCCCCATTTCCTACCGGGTGTACCAGGGCAAGCACACCAGCACGCCCGTCACTCTGGCGCTCGACCTACTGGAAGAGGTGCCGGACTTCATCAAGAAACGTTTCCGGGTACGTGTCCTAGCGGACAGCGGCTTTGAAGCCGCTGTTTTTCTGGAAGGCGTGCGGCACCTCGATTTCGAGTTCGTGGTGGGTGTGAGGAGCAACCGGCGCACGGACCATCCTGGGCGGGTGACGGTAGCGGACTGTCCGCATGGAGGCTATGTCAACTTGGCCAACTGGTCTCTGGAAACGCTGTCTCTGGGGAGAGTAGACCGTGGGGACCGTGAATTCTTCGCGGTGTCGTCTGAACTGTTGGAGGGGGACGAGATCGTTGCTGAGGGTGGGCGGCGCTGGACATTGGAGTCCTTTTTCAAGGAAGGTAAGCACCAGTTTGGGTTGGCGCAGTTCGCGCTGCGAACTGCCAGGGGTCTGGACCGCTGGATTCTGATGGTCTTCCTGGCCTTCACCCTGACCATACTGCATCGCTCAGAAGGGATGACCTTGAAAGAGGCGGCACGCCTGGCCCTCTACACCCTGTTCCCCGTAGTCAGGCTCAACCATCTTCTGAGTCAGCTCCAAAAAGAACGAGAATTTCTTCTCCAGCACGGCTATTCGCTCAGCTATGCAAGGTGCAAGTTATGA
- a CDS encoding CobW C-terminal domain-containing protein, which produces MPQNIIRSKGWINLGDGMATLWNHTGQQLALEQAGTWQDPSQAFSEIVFIGQGMDPAALDTLLRGASQRRVSPAAFR; this is translated from the coding sequence TTGCCTCAGAATATTATTCGCAGTAAGGGATGGATCAATCTGGGCGACGGTATGGCAACTCTGTGGAATCACACCGGCCAGCAGCTCGCACTCGAACAGGCCGGCACCTGGCAAGATCCATCCCAAGCGTTCAGCGAAATCGTGTTTATCGGGCAGGGGATGGACCCAGCGGCCCTAGACACTCTGCTGCGTGGAGCTTCCCAGCGGCGAGTCAGCCCGGCCGCATTCCGGTAA
- a CDS encoding transposase translates to MGKQRKTWSPELKEQLVLAVLSGEHTIAEAAREYEVSESLIHTWRAQFLEAGRARLQGARPDAAQKKLKKEVQQLKAIIADKELSLYIAKKIRGL, encoded by the coding sequence ATGGGAAAACAGCGCAAAACTTGGTCACCTGAACTCAAGGAGCAGCTTGTTCTGGCTGTCCTGAGCGGGGAGCACACCATCGCAGAAGCTGCTCGTGAATACGAGGTCAGCGAGAGCTTGATTCACACCTGGCGTGCCCAGTTTCTGGAAGCGGGCCGTGCCCGCCTCCAGGGAGCCAGGCCGGATGCGGCTCAAAAGAAGCTGAAGAAGGAAGTCCAGCAGCTCAAGGCCATCATTGCGGATAAGGAATTGTCGCTCTACATCGCAAAAAAAATCCGGGGTCTCTGA
- a CDS encoding integrase core domain-containing protein, which produces MLRDHPKLSLSQFAAEVERPYHVLRDARQNAERSAQRTERRQHVLEEVRLKALEEPLSGYRLIYQALQQDVLRPAPGLHTVRRCMVELKVQRPVPRKKRRLPVSPTPIVLWPAGRRIQMDATRLSLPDGICWAYLVLDVESRALLHIEVVRNLSASSAVTALQRGVHVLHHLGIDEQLLIMTDGGSDFTSGAFQAACQEPGNWVRAKVSQKRGMGILERLNRTFKYDGVFREELTNIAQLRAFSTKFKNWYNSGRRHSSLGYAYPWVKLLEATESSNVA; this is translated from the coding sequence TTGCTCAGAGACCACCCGAAGCTCAGCCTCAGTCAATTTGCGGCTGAGGTTGAGCGTCCATATCATGTCCTGCGCGATGCCCGGCAGAACGCAGAGCGTTCTGCACAGCGGACGGAGCGACGTCAGCACGTCCTGGAAGAGGTACGGCTGAAAGCCCTGGAAGAGCCACTCAGCGGCTACCGTCTGATTTATCAGGCCCTACAACAAGATGTTCTGCGGCCTGCTCCGGGCCTCCATACTGTTCGTCGCTGCATGGTGGAGTTGAAGGTGCAGCGCCCAGTTCCCAGAAAGAAGCGCCGTCTGCCGGTGTCCCCTACGCCTATCGTTCTCTGGCCAGCGGGCCGCCGAATTCAGATGGATGCCACACGGCTCAGCCTACCGGACGGGATCTGCTGGGCTTATCTTGTCCTGGACGTAGAAAGTCGCGCACTGCTGCACATTGAAGTGGTCCGGAATCTCTCTGCCAGCAGCGCGGTCACCGCGCTGCAACGAGGAGTCCATGTGCTGCACCATCTCGGCATAGACGAGCAGCTCCTGATCATGACTGATGGTGGCTCAGATTTTACGTCTGGCGCATTCCAGGCGGCCTGTCAGGAGCCGGGCAACTGGGTACGGGCCAAGGTCTCACAGAAGCGAGGAATGGGCATCCTGGAAAGGCTCAACCGGACCTTCAAATATGACGGCGTCTTCCGGGAAGAATTGACGAATATTGCCCAGCTTCGTGCGTTCAGCACGAAGTTTAAAAACTGGTACAACTCTGGAAGGAGACATTCCAGTCTGGGGTATGCCTACCCCTGGGTTAAACTGCTGGAAGCTACGGAATCTTCGAACGTGGCTTGA
- a CDS encoding D-glucuronyl C5-epimerase family protein, with the protein MAHADALLTMQDQEGALRYPFAYRYYATKQMLEPGWVSGMAQGQAISVWVRAYKLTDDERYAAAAARALKFMKKPVEEGGTWASLKAISPRLAALGIPDEYPNQPSTYTLNGALFAMLGLYDLSVTAPEATTRQDAQRMLDNSLEAMNHLLPLYDIGGFTSYDLAHITLKLEGPHVAPRYHAAHIYLLHALYEATGKGSLKLYETRWSSYVK; encoded by the coding sequence TTGGCTCACGCAGACGCCCTGCTGACCATGCAAGATCAAGAGGGTGCCCTCCGCTACCCCTTTGCTTACCGGTATTACGCCACCAAGCAGATGCTGGAGCCTGGCTGGGTGAGCGGCATGGCGCAAGGTCAGGCCATCAGTGTATGGGTACGTGCCTATAAACTCACCGACGACGAACGGTATGCAGCCGCAGCCGCACGGGCGCTGAAGTTCATGAAAAAGCCTGTGGAAGAAGGTGGCACCTGGGCAAGTCTCAAGGCTATCTCGCCACGCCTGGCGGCACTGGGCATCCCCGATGAATACCCCAACCAACCCAGCACGTACACTCTAAACGGGGCGCTGTTTGCCATGTTAGGACTGTACGATTTGTCGGTGACTGCTCCAGAAGCGACCACCAGGCAAGATGCCCAGCGAATGCTGGATAACAGCCTAGAGGCCATGAATCACCTGCTGCCGCTGTACGATATCGGCGGCTTCACCAGCTACGATTTGGCCCACATCACCCTGAAGCTGGAAGGCCCACATGTGGCTCCCCGCTATCATGCAGCTCATATTTACCTGCTACACGCCCTTTACGAAGCCACAGGGAAAGGGTCGCTTAAGTTGTATGAGACTCGCTGGTCAAGCTACGTTAAGTAA